Sequence from the Streptomyces sp. R33 genome:
CCATGAGCAGCGAGACGTCCCAGACAGCGCCCGAGCGAGAGAACGGGCCCGTACAAGAAGAGCGGAACGACACCGTCCACGACGCAGCAGGTTCCAGCTCGCCCGCCGACCGCCGCCGCTGGCTGGCGCTCGCCATCGTGATGACCGCGGCCTTCATGGACCTGGTCGACGTCACGATCGTCAACATCGCGATACCCCGCATGCGCGAGGACTTCGGCGCCTCCACCAGCGCGATCCAGTGGATCACCGCCGGCTACGCGCTCGCCTTCGCGGCCGGCCTGATCACCGGCGGCCGTCTCGGTGACATCTACGGCCGCAAGCGCCTCTTCCTCATCGGCATCGCCGGCTTCACCGCCGCGTCGCTGCTCTGCGGCATCGCCGCCAACCCCGACATGCTCGTCGCCTCCCGCATCCTCCAGGGAGCCATGGCGGCGTTGATGGTCCCGCAGGTGCTGGCGATCATCCACGTGACGTTCCCGCCCCATGAGCGCGGCAAGGTCTTCGGCATGTTCGGCGCGGTCGTCGGCCTCGGCGCCGTCTCCGGCCCGATGCTCGGCGCCCTGCTCACCGAGGGGAACCTCTTCGGTCTCGAATGGCGCCCGATCTTCCTGATCAACCTGCCGGTCGGCATCGCCGGCGTGATCCTGGGCCGCAAGTTCATCATCGAGTCGAAGGCGCCCAAGGCCCTGCGCCTCGACGTGGTCGGTGTCGTGCTGGCCACCCTCGCCCTGGTCATGCTGATCTTTCCGCTCACGCACGGCCGCGAGAACGACTGGCCGGTCTGGGGCTTCGTCAGCATGATCGCCTCGCCCTTCGTCTTCGCCGCCTTCATCGCGTACGAGAAGTACAAGATCCGCAAGGACGGCTCCCCGCTGGTGGAGCTCTCGCTCTTCAAGGTCAAGAGCTTCGCGGGCGGCATCGCCGTCCAGCTGACCTTCGGTATCGCGACCGGCATCTTCTTCCTGGTCTGGACGATGTACATGCAGATGGGCCTCGGCTGGAGCGCCCTGAAGGCCGGTGCCACCGGCATCCCGTTCTCCCTCTCCGTCTCGGCCGCCGCGGGCATGTCCGTCGGGAAGCTCGTACCGCGCTTCGGCCGCAAGGTGCTCCAGGCGGGCGCGCTCGTCATGGCCGGGGGCATCCTCCTCTACATCTGGGAGGCGCAGCACTACGGCATGGAGATCGCCTCCTGGCAGATGGCCGCACCCCTGATCCTCATGGGCCTCGGCATGGGGCTGATCGTCGCGCCGCTGAACGACACCGTGCTGTCCGAGGTGCCGCGCGAGCACGCCGGTTCGGCCTCCGGCCTGATCAACACCACCGGCCAGATGGGCAACGCGCTGGGCCTCGGCCTCACCTCCGTCGTCTTCTTCGGCCTGATGGACGACGACCGCGTCTTCGGCGCGCCGTACGTCGATGCCTTCCACGGTGCGCTGTGGTGGATCGCGGCCGTGATGATCGTGATCTTCGCGGTGATGTTCGTGCTGCCGCGCAAGTCGGTCCCGATGGAGCAGCGCGAGGGCGGCCTGCAGGCCGAGCCCGCGGCCGCTCCGGAGGCCGTCCCCGCCGGGTAGCCCCGCACCGTTCCCCCGACGGGCATGTCCGCTGCTGCCGGCGGACATGCCCGTTTGCTTTGGTTTGCTCCGGAACGGGCGTACGGTGGGCGCGTGATCAGCAGAGGTCGTGCTCGTATGATCCTCACCGTCACCCCGAACCCCTCCCTCGACCGGACGTACGAGGTCCCCTCGCTGGACCGCGGCGCCGTGCTGCGCGCCACCGGCGACCGCGTCGACCCCGGCGGCAAGGGGGTCAACGTCTCCCGCGCGGTGGCCGCCGCGGGAGTCCTCACGACGGCGGTCCTCCCGCTCGGCGGCGCCTCGGGCGCACTGATCGCCGAACTGCTGGGTGCACAGGGCGTGGACGTCACCGCGGTGACGGTCGCCGGGCAGACCCGGTCGAACATCTCCCTCGTCGAACCGGACGGCACCCTCACCAAGATCAACGCGCCCGGTCCCGAACTCACCCCGGAGGAATCCGCCCTCCTGCTGGAGACCGTCCGTACCGAGGCCGGAGAACCGGCCTGGATCGCGGCCTGCGGCAGCCTCCCGCGCGGCCTGCCGCCCGAGTGGTACGCCGACCTGGTCGCCCGGGCCCGCGAGGCCGGCGCCAAGGTCGCACTGGACACCTCGGGCCCGGCGCTGAGCGCCGCACTTCAAGCCCGCCCGGACCTGATCAAGCCCAATACCGCGGAGCTCGCCCAGGCGGTCGGCCGCCCGCTGGCCACCCTGGGCGAGGTCGCCCGCGCGGCCCAGGAGCTCCGCTCCCGGGGCGCGGGCGCGGTGCTGGCCTCGCTCGGCGCGGACGGCCAGCTCCTGGTGAGCGCCGAGGGCACCTTCCACGGCACGGCCCCCGTGGCCGCCGTCCGCAGCGATGTCGGAGCGGGCGACGCCTCCCTGGCCGGCTTCCTGATCGCGGGCGGGACCGGCCCCGGGGCCCTCGCCTCTGCCCTGGCCCACGGCGCGGCCGCGGTGCAGCTCCCCGGCAGCGCGATGCCGGTCCCCGCGGACCTGCGCCCCGAGGCGGTCCGCGTCACCGAGAACCCGCCCCCGGACCGCCGCCTGTCCGCCCCCGCCACGCCGTGAACCTGCGCTGAAGCGGTGTCATCTCACCCTCGCGCGGAGCTCCATCGCCCCGCGGGCGGCCGCCTCGCTCTCGTACACCTCGCACATGTGCCGCCCGTCCGGCGTCGCCGTGTGCTCGACCTCCCACAGGCTGAGCTCGCTCCCGTCCAGCAGCACGAAGGAGTGCTCGTACAGGCTGAATCCGGCACTGCGCCCGTCCGCCCTGCACGGCCGGGTGCCGAACGCCTGGGTGATCTGGTGCGCGTACGCCGATCTCAACAGCAGCGCCGTCCCCTCGCCGGGCCGGTCCGGGTTCTCCGCACGCCGCAGCACCCTGCGCGCATGGTCGGCGGACTCCTCCACCCCGTACTCCCGGTGCCGGTGCGTCGGCGCACCGGCCGCGAACAGTGCGCTCAGTACCGCCACGTCGGTGTCGGGCTCCTCCTCGGCAGCGGCGAACGCCGGATCCAGCTCCGGGTCGAACGCGGCCTCCGCCGGGGCGTCGCCGAACAGCCGGGCCACGGCCAGGCAGGTCTCCGCCTTGCTCGCGAAGACCTCGTGCCGGATCGTCCGGTCGTCCTCCAGCCGGTAGACCAGCTCCCACAAGGACGCGGAACCGCCGTCGGACAGCAGGTACGTGTGTCGGTGGGTCTCCCGCCACCGCCCCGCCGCCGGGCTGTGGTGGGTGGTGTACAGGGAAGAGCTGTGGGCGAGCGCCGTACCGAGGCGCTCGACCAACCGGTCCGGCAGGTCGAAGGAGTTGAGGGCGCGGCCCAGGAGTCGCTCGAGGTGCGCCGCGGTTGTCTCGTACGGATCGCTCAAGGTGGGTCTCCAGGCCGTCGCAGCTAGTGACTTCGCGGACGCTCAACGTAGCCCCTGGCTCTGACATCACGTCCGGGATTCGGTAAAACGTCCGGGAAGCATCAGGGGTTCCCCCACCCCTTCAGGTCAACTTGCGCAGGGATGAGCATGGTTCACCCGGGTCTGTGCCGGAGCGGGAGAACATGGGCCGTATGGCTACGAAAACAGTGGGCCTTCCCCGCCAGCAGGGGCGGCCCCACAGTCGAGACGAGGACGAACCGGTCGCCACCCCCCGGGCGTTGGCCTGGCTGCTGGTGCTGACCGGGGCCGCCGGGGTGCTGGCCTCCTGGGTGATCACCCTCGACAAGTTCCTGCTGCTGGAGGACCCGGACTTCAAGCCCGCCTGCAGCCTCAACCCCGTCGTCTCCTGCGGCAGCGTCATGCAGAGCGACCAGGCGGCGGCCTTCGGCTTCCCCAACCCCCTGCTGGGACTGGTCGCGTACGGGGCGGTCGTGTGCCTCGGCGCGGGCCTGCTGGCCGGCGCCCGCTACCGCGGCTGGTTCTGGCTGGGACTGAACGCCGGCACCGTCTTCGGAGTCGGCTTCTGCAGCTGGCTGATGGCGCAGTCCCTGTACGAGATCAACGCGCTCTGCCTGTGGTGCTGTCTGACCTGGGTGGCCACCCTGCTGATGTTCTGGGCCGTCACCGCGTACAACGTCCGCACCCGCGCCCTGCCCGCTCCCGGCCCGGTGCGGACCTTCTTCGCCGAGTTCGGCTGGGCCCCGCCCGCCCTGCACATCGGAGTGATCGGAATGCTGATCCTCACCCGGTGGTGGGAGTTCTGGACTGGGTGAGGCCCGGCACGCGCAAGGGCCCCGGCAGCTGGAGGCTGCCGGGGCCCTCGTCACATCGCTCCACGGGCGGGGTGGGCCCGGACTGCAAAAGTCAGGGGAGCGGAAATCAGCTGCCGACGGCGCCGTTGCCCGACAGGACCGGGATGTTGTCCAGGATGTGCGAGAGGGCCTCGTCGCCCTTGGCCTGGGTGGAGTTCTCGGTGCACTGCTGGTTCTGCGGGTTCGACAGGAGGTTGACGTCCTGGACGCCGATCGGCACGGCGCCGACCAGGCTCTGGATGTTGACCTTCACCGGCAGGCCGACGCAGGGCTTGTTGAGCGTGCCCTGGACCAGGCTGAGCTGCGGGCTCAGGTCGCCCGCGGTCTTCTGGTTGCCGTAGATCTGGGAAGCGCCGTTCCCGTTGATGGTGGTGACCCCGTTGTCGTTGCCGATGGCCATGGCCGGGGCGGCAACAGCAGCGCCCGCGCCGACGGCGGCGGCGGTGACCGCGGCAGCAGTCATGATCTTCTTGAGCATCATTGGTCCTTTTGTCGCACGAGTGCCCGCTAGTGGAGCGTCCTGGTCAACTGCCCTGCCTGGGGGTTGGTTCCGCGGCTTCACCCGAACGGCCCGCTCGGCTCGAGGTTTTCCCCACCCCGGGTGAGCCTCCTGCGGACGTGTGCGCGAAGCCCGTACGCAGCCCTTACGGCCGACCGGCATCCCGCTCGCTCCGGTTGCGCTCCGTGCAGGGTGTTCGCACGGTGGGTAAGGAAGCGGATCGCTCGGGTCCGCCTCTGTGCGACCACCGAAGGAACCCCTATGCACCGCACGAAGCCGTTCCGCAGTCGCGTCCTCGTCCCGTCGGCCCTCGCCGTCGTCATACTCACCGGCGCGGCCGCCCCCGCGGGCGCCGCGGACGGTGACGCGTCGGCCGCCGTCAGGAAACGAGTGGCGGCCGCCCAGGAGCAGATCGACCGCCGTGTGGCGGCGGCCGGCCCGCTCGACGACCTCCTCGCGGGGATCACCGCCACCCTGGACGGACTCCTCAAGTCTCTGCAGGGCCTGCTGCCGGGGGTGACGCTGCCGCCGATCCAGCTGCCGACGCTGCCGAACCTGCCGGCGATCCCGGCGATCCCGTCGCTGCCGATCCCCTCCCTCCCCGAGATCCCGGAGATTCCCGAGATCCCCGAGATCCCCGAGATCCCCGAGATTCCCGAAATCCCGGAGATCCCCGAGGTTCCGGAGATCCCCGTCTCGAAGCCGGCGGCACCCGTGGCCAAGCCGGCCGCCCCGGTCTCGAAGCCGGCGGCACCCGTGGCCAAGCCGGCCGCCCCGGTCTCCAAACCGGCGGTCCCGGCCAAGCCGGCACCGGCACCGGCCAACCCGGTCCTGACGCCGGTGGAGATCGTGCCGGAGGTCCCGGGCCTCCCGTAGGGGAGGCGGGGTGGCGGAGGAAGGCGCCGGAAAACCGTGCGTGGTTACGACTATTGAGCTGAACAGGTCTGATTGCGCGCGAGGCCGTGTCGTCCGGGAGTCTGAACCGTTTCGCTCGGTGTGAGCCCCGCGTCGGGGCAGAACATCGAACAGAAGGTGCACTTCCCATGAACTCTGCCAAGAAGGCCGCCCTGGTCCTGGCCTCCGCCGGTCTCGCTGCGGCCGGTGCCGCCGGCTCCGCCATGGCCGACTCGTCGGCCGAGGGCGCGGCCGTGGGCTCCCCCGGTGTCCTCTCGGGCAACCTGGTCCAGGTCCCGGTTCACGTTCCGATCAACGTCTGCGGCAACACCGTGAACGTGATCGCTGCGCTGAACCCCGCGTTCGGCAACGTCTGCGTCAACGACTGACGTCTGTCGCACACTTGACTGTGGGCGCCACCGGCCTCGGCCGGTGGCGCCCACAGTGGTTTGTGCCGGGGAGGCGACCCGACCGGCTCAGTGCGCCCCGCCGTTGAGCTTCACGCCGCCGAGGAGCGGGGACACCTGCGTGAGTCCGTTCGCGACTTCGAGCACCTCGGCCGGCGCATTGTTGCGGACCTGATTGACGCGCTGGGCGGTGTCCACGACCTGGGTGACGGCCTCGCCCTGCTCGGCCAGCCCGTTGCCCAGGGTCTGCGGGAGCGACTCGGTGACCGGGGCGAGCGAGTCGAACGTCTCGGTGGCCCCGCCCGTCAGGCTCGTGGGGGGCATCACGGCCGGGGCGTCGGCCGCGAAGGCGGGAGCGGAGGCGCCGAGCGCGGCAACGGAGCCGGCGATGACCGCGGCGACCTTCGTGAGCTTCATTATCGAAATCCTCTTCTTTCGTGGACAGGGACCAGTGGCGACCGTCGCGCCGCTTTCGTCCTGGGTAACGATTCCCCGCCGCTGCGGAAACGCGTACGGCAACGGCCGGAGAACCCGTCAGGGATTCTCCGGCCGATATTTCTTCCGATTACCGGTATTGCCGGTCAGGAGATACGGGACCTCCGGTACAGAATGGCGCCGCCCAGGATCAGTGCCGAGGCGAGGGCAGCCGCGGCGGCGGGCTGACCCGCGCCGGTCTCGGCGAGCGCCGGCGCCGAAACGTGCGCCGGGGCGGGCGCGGGAACGGGCGCGGCCGGGACCGGGACCGGGGCCGCGGGGACGGGCGCCGGTGCGGGTGCCGGTGCCGGTGCCAGGTAAACGGGGACGTCGCCGGCGGGGGCGGCCGGCGGCTGGTCGGCGGGACGGACGACCTCGGGAGCGGGCGCCGGGGCCGGGTGCTCCACGAACTGGCTGCCGTGCGGCGGCGCGGGGACGGGCGCTTCCTCGGCGACCGGAGCGGGGGCCGGAAGCGGCCGGGGCGCCTCCGCGACCGGGGCCGGGAGGGTCACCGGAGCGGGGACGGGCTCCGGCGCGGGCTTCGGCGGCGCGGGCGTCTGCGCCACTGGCGCCTCGGGGACCGGGGCGGGCTTCGGAGCCGGGTGCTCCGCCTCCGGCCTCGGGTGGGGCCGAGGCTGCGGCCGCTCGGGTGCCGGGGGCGCGTGGTGGGCCGCGGGCGCCGGGGCCGGGAGGGCGTGCGGGTGGTCGTCGCACTCCTCCTCGTCCGGGCCGCGGTGACCGCCCTGCCCGCGCGGTCCGCCCTGATCGCGGTGGTCGGCCGGTCCGCCGTGGCTCCGGTCGCCCTCCTCACCCGAACCGCCGTAGCCGCCCTCGTCGCGGGACTCCTCGTGCCGGGGTGCCGCGTGCCGCGGCTCCGGCCGGCGGGACTCCTCGTGACGGGGCTCCTCCCGGCGCTGCTCCGGCAGCGCGTGCCGGCCGCCCTGACGCTCCTCGAGGTAGCGCTCGAAGACCTCGGCGTTCTCGGGACTGAGGTAGCGCCCGTAGTCGTGGTCGGCGTGGTGTGCGTCCGTACCGGTCGTGGTGGCGCACTTGTTCCCGAACGAGGGGTTGAGCGCTGCTCCGCCGTCCACGCTGTTGCCGCACACGTTCGGCGAGAGGGTGATCGGTACCGAGACGCTGTTGCCGGACAGCACACCCGGCGAATGCGAGGCTTCGGCCATCGCCGCCGGGTGCGCGCAGGCCGCGCCGGTCGCGATCGACAGCAGGCTCGAGGCGGCCGCCGCCGTGAGCACCCCCTTGCCCAGTACCTGTCGGCTCAGTACCTGTCGCATGGGTCCTTCCCTGTCTCCGGCACTCCCGCCGGTGCTGAATCGAAGGTGGCCCCGGAGTGCACCGCCGTGCACTCCGAGGCCACCCCGAGGAGGTTCGCCCTTGCGGGCGCAAGCGCTGCGTCAGCGGTTGATGCAGACGTTGCCGAACGCCGGGTTCAGCAGCGCGACGATGTTCACGGTGTTGCCGCAGAGGTTGATCGGGATGTTGATCGGCACCTGAACGGCGTTGCCGGACAGGACGCCGGGGGAGCCGATGGCCTTGCCGTCGGCGACCGCGTCGGCCATGGCGGGCGAGGCGGCACCGGCGGCCATCAGAACGCCGGCGGCCAGCACCACTGCCTTCTTGTACGTCATTTTGATTTCGATCCTTCCCGCAGAGGCGTGTCCACTGCAGAAATAACAACGAGTGGGTCCGGAAAAAGAAACCGCAGATTTTTGCGGGCGGCTCCGTAATTCACCGAAATTCACCCCAACGCCCGGAGGACGGAAACTGCGGTGAATTTACGACGCTATTGGGGCGCCGACAAGCGGCGAGGCCGCCGCGACCCGGAGCGGGTGCGGCGGCCTCGCTGGCACGCGGTCCGGGTCAGCTGTGGACGGCGCCGTTGCCCGACAGGATCGGGATGTTGTCCAGGATGTGCGAGAGGGCCTCGTCGCCCTTGGCCTGGGTGGAGTTCTCGGTGCACTGCTGGTTCTGCGGGTTCGACAGGACGTTGATGTCCTGGAGGCCGATCGGGACGGCGCCGATCAGGCTCTGGACGTTGGCCTTCGCGGGCAGGGCGATGCAGGGCTTGTTGAACGAGCCCTGGATGAGCGCCATCTGGGGGCTCATGGTCCCGTACGTGGCCTGGTTGCCGTAGATCTGCGAAGCGCCGTTGCCGTTCACGGTGTTGATGCCGTTGTCGTTGCCGATGGCCATCGCCTGCGGGGCCAGAGCGGCACCGATGCCCACGACCGAGGCTGCAGCAGCCGCAGTGGCCATCATCTTCTTGATCATTGTCGTCCCTTTTTTGCTGGATTGCCCGGTGGTGGAGCACCCGGAACAACGCCCCGGCTCCGGTTCGGGTTGCGTGGCTTCACCCGGATGCCGTCGTTTCGGGCAGCACGGTTGACGGCAGGGGGGACGGTCAGGCGTTGACGCAGGTGTTGCCGAACGCCGGGTTCAGCACGCCGACCAGGTTGGCGGACAGGCCGCAGACGTTCACCGGGATGTGGACGGGGACCTGGACCAGGTTGCCGCTCAGTACGCCGGGGGACCCCACCGCGACGCCCTCCGCCGAGCTGTCCGCGGAGGCGAGGCCCGCGCCGCCCATCAGGACCGCAGCGCCCGCGACAGCCATCGTGGCGCCGCGCATCAGCCTCTTCTTCATCTCCGATTTTCCTTTCGGTTCGAACGGTGGTGCAACCGCATAACGACCCGCCGACTGCGAGGGTGCGTGTTATCGCCCAAAAGGCCGTACGAGCGAGTCCGGCGTGATTTCCCGCCCGACTTCTGACAAAGTTCACTCCTGTTTTGTCCCCTTGATCGAAAATGGAGACGGGGTTCATGGGTTCGTCCCGAAGATTCCTCGGCACGCTCGGTCTGCTGTCCTGCCTCGTACTTTCGGCGAACGTCCCTGCTGTGGCCGCGGCCGCAGCACCGCCGGGCCCCGCGGCACCCGCCGTGCGGGAAATGCCCAAGATCCCGTTCACCCAGCGCTACCAGGCCGTCCAGCGCGGCGGGCTGGTACGGGCCTCCAACTCCTCCATCGCCTGCCGCCGGGAGGAGGCGCCGGACGCCGAGCCGTGCGCCGACGTCAAGCGGGGCGCGGCCGGGGTCAACGGCGACTTCGACATGTTCTACAGCGAGGTCGACAAGGACCCGGACACCTACAACTCCACCCGCGCCGAGCTCAAGGTCCCGCAGGGCGCGAAGGTTTCGTACGCCCGCCTGTACTGGGGCGGGAACCTGCGGGTGGGCGAGCAGAAGCCGCCGCAGGACAACGGCCGGGTGCTGGTCGCCGAGCCGGGAGGGGCGTACAAGGAAGTCCTCGCCGACACCGTGATCGGCCACCGTACGGATGCGGGCAGCGATGCCTACCAGGCCTCGGCCGACGTCACCCCGCTGGTCCGCAAGGGCGGCGCCGGGATGTGGACGGTCGCCCAGCTGAACATCGCGATGGGCAACTCCGAGGTGGGTGCCTGGGGCGGCTGGACGCTGGTCGTGGCCTACGAGCACCCGCAGGAGCCGGTACGCCGGATCTCGCTGTGGGACGGCTTCGAGTCGCTCGCCGCCGGTGCGGGCGGGGCGGCCGGTGAGACGGTCGAGATCGCCGGCCTCGACGCGGCCGCCGGATCCGCCGGCAAGGCCGGGGTGGTCGCGTACGACGGGGACCGTGGGACCCTCGGCGACTCACTCACGGTGACCGCCGACAGCGGCCGCCGGGTCGACGTCAGCGATGCAGAAAATCCTTTTAATGATGTTATGAATTCCACGATCACGGAATTCGGACATCAGTCTTTCGTGCGACAGCCCGAACATATGAATAATCTCG
This genomic interval carries:
- a CDS encoding MFS transporter, with product MSSETSQTAPERENGPVQEERNDTVHDAAGSSSPADRRRWLALAIVMTAAFMDLVDVTIVNIAIPRMREDFGASTSAIQWITAGYALAFAAGLITGGRLGDIYGRKRLFLIGIAGFTAASLLCGIAANPDMLVASRILQGAMAALMVPQVLAIIHVTFPPHERGKVFGMFGAVVGLGAVSGPMLGALLTEGNLFGLEWRPIFLINLPVGIAGVILGRKFIIESKAPKALRLDVVGVVLATLALVMLIFPLTHGRENDWPVWGFVSMIASPFVFAAFIAYEKYKIRKDGSPLVELSLFKVKSFAGGIAVQLTFGIATGIFFLVWTMYMQMGLGWSALKAGATGIPFSLSVSAAAGMSVGKLVPRFGRKVLQAGALVMAGGILLYIWEAQHYGMEIASWQMAAPLILMGLGMGLIVAPLNDTVLSEVPREHAGSASGLINTTGQMGNALGLGLTSVVFFGLMDDDRVFGAPYVDAFHGALWWIAAVMIVIFAVMFVLPRKSVPMEQREGGLQAEPAAAPEAVPAG
- the pfkB gene encoding 1-phosphofructokinase; this encodes MILTVTPNPSLDRTYEVPSLDRGAVLRATGDRVDPGGKGVNVSRAVAAAGVLTTAVLPLGGASGALIAELLGAQGVDVTAVTVAGQTRSNISLVEPDGTLTKINAPGPELTPEESALLLETVRTEAGEPAWIAACGSLPRGLPPEWYADLVARAREAGAKVALDTSGPALSAALQARPDLIKPNTAELAQAVGRPLATLGEVARAAQELRSRGAGAVLASLGADGQLLVSAEGTFHGTAPVAAVRSDVGAGDASLAGFLIAGGTGPGALASALAHGAAAVQLPGSAMPVPADLRPEAVRVTENPPPDRRLSAPATP
- a CDS encoding DUF6227 family protein, which gives rise to MSDPYETTAAHLERLLGRALNSFDLPDRLVERLGTALAHSSSLYTTHHSPAAGRWRETHRHTYLLSDGGSASLWELVYRLEDDRTIRHEVFASKAETCLAVARLFGDAPAEAAFDPELDPAFAAAEEEPDTDVAVLSALFAAGAPTHRHREYGVEESADHARRVLRRAENPDRPGEGTALLLRSAYAHQITQAFGTRPCRADGRSAGFSLYEHSFVLLDGSELSLWEVEHTATPDGRHMCEVYESEAAARGAMELRARVR
- a CDS encoding vitamin K epoxide reductase family protein — protein: MATKTVGLPRQQGRPHSRDEDEPVATPRALAWLLVLTGAAGVLASWVITLDKFLLLEDPDFKPACSLNPVVSCGSVMQSDQAAAFGFPNPLLGLVAYGAVVCLGAGLLAGARYRGWFWLGLNAGTVFGVGFCSWLMAQSLYEINALCLWCCLTWVATLLMFWAVTAYNVRTRALPAPGPVRTFFAEFGWAPPALHIGVIGMLILTRWWEFWTG
- a CDS encoding rodlin, coding for MLKKIMTAAAVTAAAVGAGAAVAAPAMAIGNDNGVTTINGNGASQIYGNQKTAGDLSPQLSLVQGTLNKPCVGLPVKVNIQSLVGAVPIGVQDVNLLSNPQNQQCTENSTQAKGDEALSHILDNIPVLSGNGAVGS
- a CDS encoding chaplin, which codes for MNSAKKAALVLASAGLAAAGAAGSAMADSSAEGAAVGSPGVLSGNLVQVPVHVPINVCGNTVNVIAALNPAFGNVCVND
- a CDS encoding chaplin, yielding MRQVLSRQVLGKGVLTAAAASSLLSIATGAACAHPAAMAEASHSPGVLSGNSVSVPITLSPNVCGNSVDGGAALNPSFGNKCATTTGTDAHHADHDYGRYLSPENAEVFERYLEERQGGRHALPEQRREEPRHEESRRPEPRHAAPRHEESRDEGGYGGSGEEGDRSHGGPADHRDQGGPRGQGGHRGPDEEECDDHPHALPAPAPAAHHAPPAPERPQPRPHPRPEAEHPAPKPAPVPEAPVAQTPAPPKPAPEPVPAPVTLPAPVAEAPRPLPAPAPVAEEAPVPAPPHGSQFVEHPAPAPAPEVVRPADQPPAAPAGDVPVYLAPAPAPAPAPVPAAPVPVPAAPVPAPAPAHVSAPALAETGAGQPAAAAALASALILGGAILYRRSRIS
- a CDS encoding chaplin — translated: MTYKKAVVLAAGVLMAAGAASPAMADAVADGKAIGSPGVLSGNAVQVPINIPINLCGNTVNIVALLNPAFGNVCINR
- a CDS encoding rodlin, which codes for MIKKMMATAAAAASVVGIGAALAPQAMAIGNDNGINTVNGNGASQIYGNQATYGTMSPQMALIQGSFNKPCIALPAKANVQSLIGAVPIGLQDINVLSNPQNQQCTENSTQAKGDEALSHILDNIPILSGNGAVHS
- a CDS encoding chaplin; this encodes MRGATMAVAGAAVLMGGAGLASADSSAEGVAVGSPGVLSGNLVQVPVHIPVNVCGLSANLVGVLNPAFGNTCVNA
- a CDS encoding DUF3344 domain-containing protein; the encoded protein is MGSSRRFLGTLGLLSCLVLSANVPAVAAAAAPPGPAAPAVREMPKIPFTQRYQAVQRGGLVRASNSSIACRREEAPDAEPCADVKRGAAGVNGDFDMFYSEVDKDPDTYNSTRAELKVPQGAKVSYARLYWGGNLRVGEQKPPQDNGRVLVAEPGGAYKEVLADTVIGHRTDAGSDAYQASADVTPLVRKGGAGMWTVAQLNIAMGNSEVGAWGGWTLVVAYEHPQEPVRRISLWDGFESLAAGAGGAAGETVEIAGLDAAAGSAGKAGVVAYDGDRGTLGDSLTVTADSGRRVDVSDAENPFNDVMNSTITEFGHQSFVRQPEHMNNLGYDADVFDLSPALSGGARSLSFRFAGESQGQFLGVLFVQTDARR